A single genomic interval of Pseudomonas sp. FeN3W harbors:
- a CDS encoding sensor histidine kinase N-terminal domain-containing protein — MAEQALAGSLRARLLRRLAVLLALLSLFGGLSAYWNGRAAADTAYDRTLLASARAIADGLVTHEGVLRANVPYVALDTFAYDSAGRIYYGVLDIQGRLVSGYENLPAPAADVPRTNDYPALARFYDGEFQGQGVRLVSLLQPVSEPELNGIAEIRVAETLGARERMARGLLTDTLWRVGLLALAALVLVWLAVSAALRPLGQLSEAVQERAPDDLRPLPMISVQRELKPLVAALNQFTERLRGQFERQARFIADASHELRTPLAALKARIELGLREAEPAAWRSTLEDAGQSTDKVIHLANQLLSLARIESGAQSIAEGGAQRLDLSQLARELGLAMAALAHKRGVALALEAEAPVWIDGEPTLISELLSNLLDNALAHTGNGGNVVLRVLDGAVLEVEDDGPGIPAVERDRVFARFYRRDTGGHGAGLGLAIVGEIVRAHRAEISLDQGALGGLLVRVRFIPTEA, encoded by the coding sequence ATGGCTGAGCAAGCGCTCGCCGGCAGCCTGCGCGCGCGCCTGCTGCGGCGGCTGGCAGTCCTGCTCGCGCTGCTGTCGCTGTTCGGCGGTCTGAGCGCCTACTGGAACGGCCGTGCCGCCGCCGACACCGCCTACGACCGCACCCTGCTCGCCTCGGCCCGGGCCATCGCCGATGGCCTGGTCACCCATGAAGGCGTGCTGCGCGCCAACGTGCCCTACGTGGCGCTGGACACCTTCGCCTACGACAGTGCCGGGCGCATCTACTACGGGGTGCTGGACATCCAGGGGCGCCTGGTCAGTGGTTACGAAAACCTGCCGGCACCCGCCGCCGACGTCCCGCGCACTAACGACTATCCGGCGCTGGCGCGCTTCTACGACGGCGAGTTCCAGGGCCAGGGCGTACGCCTGGTGAGCCTGCTGCAACCGGTCAGCGAGCCGGAACTCAACGGCATCGCCGAAATCCGCGTGGCCGAAACCCTCGGCGCCCGCGAGCGCATGGCGCGCGGCCTGCTCACCGACACCCTGTGGCGCGTCGGCCTGCTGGCGCTTGCCGCGCTGGTACTGGTATGGCTGGCGGTCAGCGCCGCGCTGCGACCGCTGGGCCAGCTCAGCGAGGCGGTGCAGGAGCGCGCACCGGATGATCTGCGGCCGCTGCCGATGATCAGCGTGCAACGCGAGCTGAAACCGCTGGTGGCGGCGCTCAACCAGTTCACCGAGCGCCTGCGTGGGCAGTTCGAACGCCAGGCGCGCTTCATCGCCGATGCCTCCCACGAGTTGCGCACGCCGCTGGCGGCGCTCAAGGCGCGGATCGAGTTGGGCCTGCGCGAAGCCGAACCGGCGGCGTGGCGCAGCACCCTGGAAGATGCCGGGCAAAGCACCGACAAGGTCATCCACCTGGCCAACCAGCTGCTCTCGCTGGCGCGCATCGAAAGCGGTGCGCAATCCATCGCCGAGGGCGGCGCGCAGCGTCTGGACCTGTCGCAGCTGGCCCGCGAGTTGGGCCTGGCGATGGCCGCCCTGGCGCACAAGCGCGGCGTCGCCCTGGCGCTGGAGGCCGAGGCCCCGGTATGGATCGACGGCGAGCCGACGCTGATCAGCGAACTGCTGAGCAACCTGCTGGACAACGCGCTGGCGCACACCGGCAACGGCGGCAACGTGGTGCTGCGGGTGCTCGACGGCGCCGTGCTGGAGGTGGAGGACGACGGTCCGGGCATCCCCGCTGTCGAGCGTGATCGCGTCTTCGCCCGCTTCTACCGCCGCGACACCGGCGGCCATGGCGCCGGCCTCGGGCTGGCCATCGTCGGCGAAATCGTCCGCGCCCATCGCGCCGAGATCAGCCTCGATCAGGGCGCTCTCGGCGGCCTGCTGGTGCGGGTGCGGTTCATACCGACTGAGGCGTAA
- a CDS encoding response regulator, with amino-acid sequence MRILLVEDHPQLAESVAQALRAAGWTVDLLHDGVAADLALASEDYALTILDVGLPRLDGFQVLARLRERGKTLPVLMLTARGEVSDRVHGLNLGADDYLAKPFELSELEARVKALLRRSVGGGERQQRCGALVYDLDARRFSLADEPLTLTSREQGVLEALIARPGRVMSKDQLAAQVFGLDEDASADAIEIYIHRLRKKLEGQPVRIVTFRGLGYLLEALDG; translated from the coding sequence ATGCGAATTCTTCTGGTCGAGGACCACCCCCAGCTGGCCGAAAGCGTGGCGCAGGCATTGCGCGCCGCCGGCTGGACCGTGGACCTGCTGCACGACGGCGTCGCCGCCGACCTGGCGCTGGCCAGCGAGGACTATGCGCTGACGATTCTCGATGTCGGCCTGCCACGACTCGACGGCTTTCAGGTGCTGGCGCGCCTGCGTGAGCGCGGCAAGACGCTGCCGGTACTGATGCTCACCGCGCGCGGCGAGGTCAGCGACCGCGTGCACGGCCTCAACCTCGGTGCCGACGATTACCTGGCCAAGCCGTTCGAACTGTCCGAACTGGAAGCGCGGGTCAAGGCGCTGCTGCGGCGCAGCGTCGGCGGCGGCGAACGCCAGCAGCGCTGCGGCGCACTGGTCTACGACCTGGATGCGCGGCGCTTCAGCCTGGCCGACGAGCCACTGACGCTGACCTCGCGCGAGCAGGGCGTGCTGGAAGCGCTGATCGCCCGCCCCGGTCGGGTGATGAGCAAGGATCAGCTGGCCGCCCAGGTGTTCGGCCTGGACGAGGATGCCAGCGCCGATGCCATCGAGATCTACATCCACCGCCTGCGCAAGAAGCTCGAGGGCCAGCCGGTGCGCATCGTCACCTTCCGCGGCCTCGGCTACCTGCTCGAAGCGCTCGATGGCTGA
- a CDS encoding OprD family porin, with product MLTAVRRSPAPARLALAVAAASLAPMAQAAFIEDSSATLQTHNIYLNRDFREGSGQSKREEWTQGFILDVQSGFTEGTVGVGLDALGMLGVKLDSGGGRSGTDLLPVHDDGSTPDEFSRLGLTAKAKIAETELRYGSHIPEMPVVKASDSRTLPQVFEGATVTSTDIDGLTLIGGRLDKVIDRASTNSQDLQLNNKNGRFASAAEADHLTFAGAEYAFNENLTGRYYYGELDDVYRQHFFGLLANKPLSDNSALSADLRVMLSDDSGAANAGKIDNQAWNGMLGYSLGGHKVSVGYQQMRGDTGYAYIDGGDPFLVNFVQINDFANADERSWQARYDYNFAAMGIPGLTFLTRYISGDNAEYSGGNNGSEWERDIELKYVVQSGPLKNVALRWRNAMFRSDFARDADENRLIVSYSLPIW from the coding sequence ATGCTGACTGCCGTCAGACGTTCACCCGCTCCTGCCCGTCTCGCCCTGGCCGTTGCCGCCGCCTCGCTGGCGCCCATGGCCCAGGCCGCATTCATCGAAGACAGCAGCGCTACCCTGCAGACCCACAACATCTACCTGAACCGCGATTTCCGCGAAGGCAGCGGCCAGTCCAAGCGCGAAGAATGGACCCAGGGTTTCATTCTCGACGTCCAGTCGGGCTTCACCGAAGGCACCGTCGGCGTCGGCCTCGATGCCCTGGGCATGCTCGGCGTCAAGCTGGATTCCGGTGGCGGACGCAGCGGCACCGACCTCCTGCCGGTACACGACGATGGCAGTACGCCGGACGAATTCAGCCGCCTGGGCCTGACTGCCAAGGCCAAGATCGCCGAGACCGAGCTGCGCTACGGCTCGCACATCCCCGAGATGCCTGTGGTGAAAGCCAGCGACAGCCGCACGCTGCCGCAGGTCTTCGAGGGCGCCACGGTCACCTCCACCGATATCGACGGCCTGACCCTCATCGGCGGCCGCCTGGACAAGGTGATCGACCGCGCTTCGACCAACTCCCAGGACCTGCAGCTGAACAACAAGAACGGCCGCTTCGCCAGCGCCGCCGAGGCCGATCACCTGACCTTCGCCGGTGCGGAGTATGCCTTCAACGAGAACCTCACCGGGCGCTATTACTACGGCGAGCTGGATGACGTGTACCGCCAGCACTTCTTCGGCCTGCTGGCGAACAAGCCGCTGAGCGACAACTCCGCGCTGAGTGCCGACCTGCGCGTGATGCTCAGCGACGACAGCGGCGCGGCCAATGCCGGCAAGATCGATAACCAGGCCTGGAACGGCATGCTCGGCTACAGCCTGGGCGGGCACAAGGTCAGCGTCGGCTACCAGCAGATGCGCGGCGATACCGGCTACGCCTACATCGACGGTGGTGATCCGTTCCTGGTCAACTTCGTGCAGATCAACGACTTCGCCAACGCCGACGAGCGCTCCTGGCAGGCCCGTTACGACTACAACTTCGCCGCCATGGGCATCCCCGGGCTGACCTTTCTGACCCGCTACATCTCCGGCGACAACGCCGAGTACAGCGGCGGCAACAATGGCAGCGAGTGGGAACGCGACATCGAGCTGAAGTACGTGGTGCAGAGCGGCCCGCTGAAGAACGTCGCGCTGCGCTGGCGCAACGCGATGTTCCGCTCCGACTTCGCCCGTGACGCCGATGAGAACCGTCTGATCGTCAGCTACAGCCTGCCGATCTGGTAA
- a CDS encoding tripartite tricarboxylate transporter substrate binding protein — protein sequence MKTRLSRIALLSSCLLLSSQLLAEPKRPECIAPAKPGGGFDLTCKLAQSGLKDSGLLEAPMRVTYMPGGVGAVAYNAVVAQRAAEAGTITAFSSGSLLNLAQGKFGRYDENAVRWLAAVGTDYGAISVRADAPYQNLDELIAAVKKDPGSVVFGAGATIGGQDWMQTALIARAAGVDPKKLRYVAFEGGGETLTAMLGGHVQVTSSGLGEVTPQLDAGKIRILAVLSDERLPGKLAGIPTAREQGYDISWPVIRGFYMGPEVPDEDFDWWKTQFDTLLADEDFAKLREQRDLFPLSMTGDELEAFVKKQVQDYKALAGEFGLVK from the coding sequence ATGAAAACCAGACTCAGCCGTATCGCCCTGCTGTCGTCCTGCCTGCTGCTCTCCAGCCAGCTGCTGGCCGAACCCAAGCGCCCCGAGTGCATCGCCCCGGCCAAGCCCGGCGGCGGTTTCGACCTGACCTGCAAACTGGCCCAGAGCGGCCTGAAGGACAGTGGCCTGCTCGAAGCACCGATGCGCGTCACCTACATGCCTGGCGGTGTCGGCGCGGTGGCCTACAACGCGGTGGTCGCCCAGCGTGCGGCGGAAGCCGGCACCATCACCGCCTTCTCCAGCGGTTCGCTGCTCAACCTCGCCCAGGGCAAGTTCGGTCGTTACGACGAGAACGCCGTGCGCTGGCTGGCTGCGGTCGGCACCGACTACGGCGCCATCTCGGTACGCGCCGACGCGCCCTACCAGAACCTCGACGAGCTGATCGCCGCGGTGAAGAAGGACCCGGGCAGCGTGGTGTTCGGCGCCGGCGCCACCATCGGTGGCCAGGACTGGATGCAGACCGCGCTGATCGCCCGCGCTGCCGGTGTCGATCCGAAGAAGCTGCGCTACGTCGCCTTCGAGGGCGGCGGCGAGACGCTCACCGCCATGCTCGGTGGTCACGTGCAGGTCACCAGCAGCGGCCTCGGCGAAGTCACCCCGCAGCTCGATGCCGGCAAGATCCGCATCCTCGCCGTGCTCTCCGACGAGCGCCTGCCGGGCAAGCTGGCCGGGATTCCCACTGCCAGGGAGCAAGGCTACGACATCAGCTGGCCGGTGATCCGCGGCTTCTACATGGGGCCGGAGGTGCCTGACGAGGACTTCGACTGGTGGAAGACCCAGTTCGACACCCTGCTCGCCGATGAGGACTTCGCCAAGCTGCGCGAACAGCGCGACCTGTTCCCGCTGTCGATGACCGGCGACGAGCTGGAAGCCTTCGTCAAGAAGCAGGTGCAGGACTACAAGGCCTTGGCCGGCGAATTCGGCCTGGTCAAGTAA